A single window of Pseudophryne corroboree isolate aPseCor3 chromosome 5, aPseCor3.hap2, whole genome shotgun sequence DNA harbors:
- the LOC134927214 gene encoding E3 ubiquitin-protein ligase UHRF1-like, whose translation MWIQVRTMDGRETHRIDSLSKLTKVEELRQRIQDAFGVEMERQRLFYRGKQMEDGHTLFDYSVSLNDIVQLMVRQLPACAPAPEEAAAMSETEPEARPQEEPVPSEPTDLGLYQSKQLVDARDLHMGAWFEAEVVTVTHGATPGDFIYHIQYEDYPENGVIQLTEQDVRPRARSTLQWQQLAVGQVVMVNYNPDEPGERGYWYDAEILRKKETKTSRELYAKLSLGAAGDPLDNCRIVFVDEIFQIEEPGAPDLPGIPATTEAGSPQKPSSGPACKYCRDDPKTKCRRCACHVCGGKQDPEKQLLCDECDMAFHMYCLYPPLSELPQDDDWYCPDCRNDSTEVVLAGEKLKESKKKSKMASASSSSQRDWGKGMACMGRSRECTIVPSNHYGPIPGVPVGTMWKFRVQVSEAGVHRPHVAGIHGRSNDGSFSLVLAGGYEDDVDDGTEFTYTGSGGRDLSGNKRTAEQSCDQKLTNMNRALALNCNAPINDKQGAEAKEWQKGKPVRVVRNAKGRKHSKYAPEDGNRYDGIYKVVKYWPEPGKSGFLVWRYLLKRDDEEPAPWSKEGKERIKKLGLTMQYPEGYLESAANKEREKENNADADELEHPSKGKRKRFVVDDDDDEISEGSPKKTKVELYKLTAEQKALIKKDELNVKLWNEVMSFLKEGPKFISKVEETFLCICCQEVVYEPITTECLHNICKSCLDRSFKASVHNCPACRYDLGKNYNMCVNKSLQAILIQLFPGYERGR comes from the coding sequence ATGTGGATCCAGGTGCGCACCATGGACGGCCGAGAGACTCACCGCATTGACTCCCTGTCCAAGCTGACCAAGGTGGAGGAGTTGCGGCAGCGCATCCAGGACGCGTTCGGGGTGGAGATGGAGCGGCAGCGGCTCTTCTACCGGGGAAAGCAGATGGAGGACGGGCACACGCTCTTTGATTACAGCGTCAGTCTGAATGACATCGTCCAGCTGATGGTGCGGCAGCTCCCAGCGTGTGCCCCGGCGCCGGAGGAGGCGGCGGCGATGTCCGAAACGGAGCCCGAGGCGCGGCCGCAGGAGGAGCCGGTCCCCTCTGAGCCCACCGACCTCGGCTTGTACCAGAGCAAGCAGCTGGTGGACGCCCGGGACCTGCACATGGGCGCCTGGTTTGAGGCGGAGGTGGTGACCGTGACCCACGGGGCGACCCCTGGGGACTTCATCTACCACATCCAGTACGAGGACTACCCTGAGAACGGGGTGATCCAGCTGACGGAGCAGGACGTGCGGCCCCGTGCCCGGAGCACCCTGCAGTGGCAGCAGCTGGCAGTGGGGCAGGTGGTTATGGTGAATTATAACCCGGATGAGCCAGGGGAGAGGGGCTACTGGTACGATGCGGAGATCCTGAGGAAAAAAGAAACCAAAACTAGCAGAGAGCTCTATGCCAAGCTCTCCCTGGGGGCTGCTGGGGACCCTCTGGATAACTGCAGGATCGTGTTTGTGGATGAGATCTTCCAGATTGAGGAGCCTGGTGCCCCTGATTTGCCTGGCATTCCTGCCACCACTGAGGCCGGCTCCCCACAAAAACCCTCAAGTGGCCCGGCATGCAAATACTGCAGGGATGACCCGAAAACAAAATGCCGCAGATGCGCCTGCCATGTATGTGGGGGCAAACAGGACCCAGAAAAGCAGCTGCTGTGTGACGAGTGCGACATGGCTTTCCACATGTACTGTCTCTACCCCCCTCTTTCTGAACTCCCCCAGGATGATGACTGGTACTGCCCAGACTGTAGAAACGATTCCACTGAAGTGGTGCTAGCGGGCGAGAAGCTGAAGGAGAGCAAGAAGAAGTCCAAAATGGCATCTGCCAGCTCTTCATCCCAAAGAGACTGGGGCAAAGGCATGGCATGTATGGGGCGCTCTCGAGAATGCACGATTGTTCCATCTAATCACTATGGCCCAATACCGGGAGTACCAGTGGGCACCATGTGGAAATTCAGGGTCCAAGTGAGCGAGGCTGGAGTGCACAGGCCGCATGTGGCGGGTATCCATGGAAGAAGTAATGATGGTTCGTTTTCCCTGGTTCTGGCAGGCGGTTATGAGGATGATGTGGACGATGGAACAGAGTTTACCTACACTGGGAGCGGTGGCCGTGACCTCTCGGGTAACAAACGTACAGCAGAGCAGTCATGTGACCAAAAGCTTACCAACATGAACAGAGCTCTAGCACTGAACTGCAATGCTCCCATCAATGACAAACAGGGGGCTGAAGCTAAAGAATGGCAGAAAGGTAAACCTGTGCGTGTTGTGCGCAATGCAAAGGGGAGGAAACACAGCAAATATGCACCAGAAGATGGAAACCGATATGATGGAATATACAAGGTGGTGAAGTATTGGCCTGAACCTGGAAAATCTGGTTTTCTTGTGTGGCGCTATCTCCTCAAGAGAGATGATGAGGAACCTGCGCCTTGGTCCAAGGAGGGCAAGGAGCGTATTAAGAAACTAGGCCTCACCATGCAGTATCCAGAGGGTTACTTAGAATCTGCGGCTAAtaaggaaagagaaaaagaaaacaatGCTGATGCAGATGAGCTAGAACATCCTagcaaaggaaaaagaaaaaggttTGTGgtggatgatgacgatgatgagatATCGGAGGGATCCCCTAAGAAAACCAAAGTGGAATTATACAAACTAACTGCAGAGCAAAAAGCTCTGATCAAAAAGGATGAGCTGAATGTCAAGTTGTGGAATGAAGTCATGTCGTTCCTTAAGGAAGGGCCCAAATTTATAAGCAAAGTGGAAGAGACTTTCCTGTGCATCTGCTGCCAGGAGGTGGTGTATGAGCCCATTACCACTGAGTGTCTGCACAATATCTGCAAGAGTTGCCTTGACCGATCCTTTAAAGCCTCTGTGCACAATTGCCCTGCATGCAGATATGACCTTGGCAAGAACTACAACATGTGTGTGAACAAGTCGCTGCAAGCCATTCTCATCCAGCTCTTCCCTGGCTATGAGAGAGGACGGTAA